In Penicillium oxalicum strain HP7-1 chromosome VII, whole genome shotgun sequence, one DNA window encodes the following:
- a CDS encoding NADH-cytochrome b5 reductase 1, whose protein sequence is MAAPEATELKAQWKADADLPEYSMQDVAAHNTKSDTWIVIHGQVFDITEYLQDHPGGAEILVEVAGKDATADYEDVGHSEDAREIMQPYLIGVLKDAQQFVRPKAVRVVTQSAPESSKPSSSSTIGTVAVVAGTLGAILPVLYIYTSPTNLSHRLSAVSHLVPRQLKGLHLPRGGFVNGFLAASLISGVVGFYAAKQLNRFTKIESNFLRYPPRIKAKKVIRPDPHLIRGFLEPQTYQDLPLIAKHSLSPNVYRFVFGLPDANTVLGLPIGQHVALKAEVNGTVVTRSYTPTSNNLDRGRVELVVKCYPDGLMSQYLAGLEIGDKVPFRGPKGAMKYTKNMARHIGMVAGGTGITPMYQLIRAICENEADTTQISLVYANRTEADILLREELDAFARKYPQNFKVWYMLDSAPEGWAYGEGFVNADVLREHMPAPGTDAKVLLCGPPGMIGATKKNLATLGFKTPGSVSKMSDEVFCF, encoded by the exons atggctgcGCCAGAGGCAACAGAGCTTAAGGCGCAATGGAAGGCCGATGCGGACTTGCCCGAGTATTCCATGCAGGATGTTGCGGCACACAACACCAAGTCCGACACGTGGATTGTGATTCACGGACAAG TCTTTGATATCACCGAGTatctccaagatcatccCGGTGGTGCAGAGATCCTCGTCGAGGTCGCCGGCAAGGATGCGACTGCCGACTATGAAGATGTCGGCCACTCGGAAGACGCTCGCGAGATCATGCAGCCCTATTTGATCGGTGTCCTCAAGGATGCGCAACAGTTTGTGCGACCCAAGGCGGTGCGCGTCGTGACGCAGTCCGCCCCCGAGTCTTCCAAgccgtcttcatcatcaacaatcGGCACCGTCGCCGTGGTCGCCGGCACCCTTGGTGCGATCCTCCCGGTCTTGTACATTTATACTTCTCCAACGAATCTGTCTCATCGGCTGAGCGCGGTCTCGCATCTGGTTCCTCGCCAATTGAAGGGCCTTCACCTGCCCCGCGGCGGGTTTGTGAATGGCTTCCTCGCGGCCAGTCTGATCAGCGGCGTGGTGGGTTTCTACGCCGCCAAGCAGCTGAACCGCTTCACTAAGATCGAATCCAACTTCTTGCGATACCCGCCACGCAtcaaggcgaagaaggtTATTCGCCCCGATCCCCATCTGATCCGTGGCTTCCTCGAGCCTCAAACATATCAGGATTTGCCCCTGATCGCCAAGCACTCGCTCTCGCCCAATGTCTACCGCTTCGTCTTTGGATTGCCCGACGCCAACACCGTTCTCGGCCTGCCGATCGGACAGCACGTCGCCCTCAAGGCCGAGGTGAACGGCACCGTCGTCACCCGCTCCTACACCCCAACCTCCAACAACCTCGACCGCGGCCGCGTCGAGCTCGTCGTCAAGTGCTACCCGGACGGTCTTATGAGCCAATATCTCGCCGGACTCGAGATTGGTGACAAGGTGCCCTTCCGCGGACCCAAGGGCGCCATGAAATACACCAAGAACATGGCCCGTCACATCGGCATGGTCGCCGGTGGCACCGGCATCACCCCGATGTACCAACTCATCCGTGCCATCTGTGAGAACGAGGCCGATACTACTCAGATCAGCCTGGTGTATGCCAACCGCACTGAAGCGGACATTCTCCTGCGCGAGGAACTCGACGCCTTTGCGCGCAAGTATCCCCAGAACTTCAAGGTCTGGTACATGCTAGATTCTGCGCCCGAGGGCTGGGCCTACGGTGAAGGCTTTGTGAATGCGGATGTTCTGCGGGAGCATATGCCCGCGCCCGGCACCGATGCCAAGGTGTTGCTGTGCGGGCCGCCCGGGATGATTGGAGCTACGAAGAAGAATCTGGCTACGTTGGGTTTCAAGACGCCTGGGTCGGTGTCGAAGATGAGCGATGAGGTGTTTTGCTTCTaa
- a CDS encoding Cytochrome monooxygenase alnD, producing MVVKEFYLLGESSSTARKVELEDKLDFEGLQHWIAGQFAIVEPNGIGFQSSDSDLPSVNDVYAATEPIAISIDGKGVREVPGPQGLPFVGNYFEVYPDHLGNHQRLFDQYGPIFQTTNMGRTIYHTNDPQLSAIVFAESDFFTKKINEAHPLYPIKNKEAGVFLGDTDTPEWRTAHKFLPPALGPKAVRHYAPTMQTTVEDAFKVFDQLDEAGEAWNVYQYMLKLGSQAVGKLVLGIDFKHFTSPDAPPHELVYRIAESLTLNKKVSARGDWYAKLPFGDPKKLRDARWRIIEMVNESIANAEKGGVEDLPLQDAALKASNMIDYAIRATDNKGEKLPKSSLMQALVVATGAGFTTTSSLLSWLIYSLVNYEGMQDRLLQELIDNDIDADTQITADITDKLTFLDKFIKETQRRHNPSYQPARTAKVSMILPGGYKIPADAVVIPALHHVHNNPAVWDNPARFDPDRWDTEAVRNRHKAAYIPFATGPRMCIGFNFALQEVKVFLPKLLYRYKFTRENDGPVEYDPMFQLIRPNNLYVRAERRQKWPPKSEA from the exons ATGGTTGTCAAAGAGTTTTACCTGCTGGGAGAGTCCAGCTCGACGGCACGAAAGGTCGAACTCGAGGATAAGCTGGATTTTGAAGGTCTGCAGCACTGGATTGCTGGTCAATTCGCAATTGTTGAGCCTAACG GTATTGGATTCCAATCGTCCGACTCCGATCTCCCCAGCGTCAACGACGTCTACGCGGCCACCGAACCTATCGCCATCTCCATTGATGGCAAGGGTGTCCGTGAAGTGCCCGGACCCCAGGGTCTGCCCTTTGTCGGCAACTACTTTGAAGTGTATCCCGATCACTTGGGCAACCACCAGCGTCTCTTCGATCAATATGGTCCTATCTTCCAGACCACGAATATGGGCCGTACCATCTACCACACCAACGATCCCCAACTCAGTGCCATTGTCTTTGCCGAGTCCGACTTTTTCACTAAGAAGATCAACGAAGCGCACCCTCTCTACCCGatcaagaacaaggaagCCGGTGTATTCCTGGGTGACACGGATACCCCCGAATGGCGCACGGCGCACAAGTTCCTCCCCCCGGCGCTAGGCCCCAAGGCGGTGCGTCACTATGCGCCGACGATGCAGACTACCGTCGAGGATGCGTTCAAGGTGTTTGATCAGCTGGATGAGGCCGGCGAGGCGTGGAACGTCTACCAGTACATGCTGAAGCTGGGATCCCAGGCGGTGGGTAAATTGGTGCTGGGCATCGATTTCAAGCATTTCACCAGCCCTGATGCACCACCACACGAGCTGGTCTACCGGATTGCCGAGTCGTTGACCCTCAACAAGAAGGTCTCGGCCCGCGGCGATTGGTATGCTAAGTTGCCGTTTGGAGATCCCAAGAAGTTGCGGGATGCCCGCTGGCGGATCATCGAAATGGTGAACGAGTCAATCGCCAATGCTGAAAAGGGCGGTGTTGAGGATCTGCCTCTGCAGGATGCTGCGCTCAAGGCATCCAACATGATCG ACTACGCCATCCGCGCCACCGACAACAAGGGCGAGAAACTGCCCAAGTCCAGCCTCATGCAGGCTCTCGTGGTCGCCACGGGTGCCGGCTTCACCACGACCAGCTCGCTCCTCTCCTGGCTGATCTACTCCCTCGTCAACTACGAGGGCATGCAGGACCGACTCCTGCAAGAACTGATCGACAACGATATCGACGCCGACACCCAAATCACCGCCGACATCACCGACAAACTCACCTTCCTggacaaattcatcaagGAGACTCAACGCCGCCACAACCCCTCCTACCAACCCGCCCGGACTGCCAAGGTCTCCATGATCCTGCCCGGCGGTTACAAGATCCCCGCCGACGCGGTCGTCATTCCGGCCTTGCACCACGTCCACAACAATCCCGCTGTCTGGGACAACCCAGCTCGCTTTGATCCGGATCGCTGGGACACCGAGGCGGTGCGCAACCGCCACAAGGCGGCGTATATCCCCTTTGCGACAGGTCCTCGCATGTGCATCGGGTTCAACTTTGCGCTGCAGGAAGTGAAGGTGTTTTTGCCCAAGTTGTTGTACCGGTATAAGTTCACGCGGGAGAATGACGGGCCCGTCGAGTACGATCCCATGTTCCAGTTGATTCGTCCGAATAACTTGTACGTGCGGGCCGAGAGGCGGCAGAAGTGGCCGCCCAAGTCGGAGgcgtaa